Proteins encoded together in one Bosea sp. (in: a-proteobacteria) window:
- a CDS encoding methylated-DNA--[protein]-cysteine S-methyltransferase: protein MPGAADFPAAAPGSDYDTVRRILSFISHNWREQPTIEAIAEAAGATGSDVHHLFRRWCGLTPKAFLQAITLDHAKGLLCASASVLDAALEVGLSGPGRLHDLFVTHEAMSPGEWKAGGEGLKLSYGFHPSPFGEALIVVTGRGLAGLGWVSTDADGGKVVGGRPEALADMMRRWPHADYHYDPALTGAYATRIFEPKAWSPETPLRVVLIGTDFEVRVWETLLRIPVGRATTYGEVASHIGKHGAARAVGLAVGKNPISFVVPCHRVIGKSGALTGYHWGLTRKRAILGWEAGQTAAG, encoded by the coding sequence ATGCCCGGCGCGGCCGATTTTCCGGCCGCCGCGCCGGGCTCCGATTACGATACCGTCCGGCGCATCCTCTCCTTCATCAGCCATAACTGGCGCGAGCAGCCGACGATCGAGGCGATCGCCGAGGCCGCCGGCGCGACGGGAAGCGATGTCCACCATCTCTTCCGGCGCTGGTGCGGGCTCACCCCCAAGGCTTTCCTGCAGGCGATCACGCTCGACCATGCCAAGGGGCTGCTCTGCGCCTCGGCGAGCGTGCTCGACGCCGCGCTCGAGGTCGGTCTCTCCGGCCCCGGCCGGCTGCACGATCTCTTCGTGACGCATGAGGCGATGTCGCCCGGTGAATGGAAGGCCGGCGGCGAAGGCTTGAAGCTCTCCTACGGCTTCCACCCTTCCCCCTTCGGCGAGGCGCTGATCGTGGTCACCGGGCGGGGGCTTGCCGGCCTCGGCTGGGTCTCGACCGACGCCGACGGCGGCAAGGTCGTCGGCGGCAGGCCCGAGGCGCTGGCCGACATGATGCGGCGCTGGCCCCATGCCGACTATCATTACGACCCGGCACTGACGGGCGCTTACGCCACGCGCATCTTCGAGCCGAAGGCGTGGTCGCCGGAAACGCCGCTGCGCGTCGTGCTGATCGGCACCGATTTCGAGGTCAGGGTCTGGGAAACGCTGCTGCGCATCCCGGTCGGCCGCGCCACCACCTATGGCGAGGTCGCAAGCCATATCGGCAAGCACGGCGCGGCGCGCGCCGTGGGCCTGGCGGTCGGCAAGAACCCGATCTCCTTCGTGGTGCCATGCCACCGCGTCATCGGCAAATCCGGCGCGCTGACCGGCTATCACTGGGGGCTGACGCGCAAGCGCGCCATCCTCGGCTGGGAGGCCGGGCAGACCGCCGCCGGATGA
- the deoA gene encoding thymidine phosphorylase, which translates to MRLPQEIIAAKRDGAALPEADIRRFIAGLTDGTVGEGQAAAFAMAVYFNGMSEAERVALTLAMRDSGTVLRWDDLPGPALDKHSTGGVGDTVSLPLAAAVAASGGYVPMISGRGLGHTGGTLDKLDAVPGYASQPGLDLFRKVVREAGCAIIGQTADLAPADRRLYAIRDVTATVESLPLITASILSKKLAAGLSGLAMDVKFGSGAFLPDYGAAQELARALVDTAGGAGLPTTALLTAMNEPLASAAGNALEVAYALDHLTGRRREPRFHQVTVALAAEMLLLGGLAPDVDSARQTIERAFETGAAAERFARMIAALGGPADLLEAPGKHLAAAPLVKPVFAGAAGAVAGIDTRAVGLAVVALGGGRVRPQDRVDPAVGIVALAGLGEAVGPDRPLGIVHARDEAGYHAASERLREAYRIGEAQARGPLVAERITERLSG; encoded by the coding sequence ATGCGCCTGCCCCAGGAGATCATCGCCGCCAAGCGCGACGGCGCGGCGCTGCCCGAAGCCGATATCCGCCGCTTCATCGCCGGGCTGACCGACGGCACGGTCGGCGAGGGGCAGGCCGCCGCCTTCGCCATGGCGGTCTATTTCAACGGCATGAGCGAGGCTGAGCGCGTGGCGCTGACGCTCGCCATGCGCGATTCCGGCACGGTGCTGCGCTGGGACGACCTGCCCGGCCCGGCCCTCGACAAGCATTCCACCGGCGGCGTCGGCGATACGGTGAGCCTGCCGCTGGCGGCGGCGGTGGCGGCCTCAGGCGGCTATGTCCCGATGATCTCGGGCCGCGGCCTCGGCCATACCGGCGGCACGCTCGACAAGCTCGACGCGGTTCCGGGCTATGCCAGCCAGCCGGGGCTCGATCTCTTCCGCAAGGTGGTGCGCGAGGCCGGCTGCGCCATCATCGGCCAGACTGCCGACCTCGCCCCGGCCGACCGGCGCCTCTACGCCATCCGCGACGTCACCGCGACGGTGGAATCGCTGCCGCTGATCACCGCCTCGATCCTGTCGAAGAAGCTCGCTGCCGGGCTTTCCGGCCTCGCCATGGACGTGAAGTTCGGCTCCGGCGCCTTCCTGCCGGACTATGGCGCGGCGCAAGAGCTGGCGCGGGCGCTGGTCGACACCGCAGGCGGCGCCGGGCTGCCGACGACCGCGCTGCTCACCGCCATGAACGAGCCGCTCGCCTCGGCCGCGGGCAATGCGCTCGAGGTCGCCTATGCGCTCGACCACCTGACCGGGCGGCGGCGCGAGCCGCGCTTCCATCAGGTCACGGTGGCGCTCGCCGCCGAGATGCTGCTGCTCGGCGGGCTCGCCCCGGATGTCGATTCGGCCCGGCAGACGATCGAGCGGGCCTTCGAAACGGGCGCCGCGGCGGAACGTTTCGCGCGGATGATCGCTGCCCTCGGCGGCCCGGCCGACCTCCTGGAAGCGCCGGGGAAGCATCTCGCCGCCGCCCCGCTCGTGAAGCCGGTCTTCGCCGGGGCGGCCGGGGCCGTCGCGGGGATCGACACGCGCGCGGTCGGGCTTGCCGTCGTCGCGCTCGGCGGCGGCCGGGTCAGGCCGCAGGACCGGGTCGATCCCGCGGTGGGCATCGTCGCGCTGGCGGGGCTCGGCGAGGCGGTCGGACCCGACCGGCCGCTCGGCATCGTCCATGCCCGCGACGAGGCCGGATACCATGCGGCAAGCGAACGCTTGCGCGAGGCCTACCGGATCGGAGAGGCTCAGGCGCGCGGCCCGCTGGTCGCGGAACGGATCACGGAGAGGTTGTCGGGATGA
- a CDS encoding glyoxylate/hydroxypyruvate reductase A has product MSLLLAMTGWHVEDWRRRFQALLPDMPIVVPGEPFDRRAVHYVASWKHAPGSLTGLPNLAAIFSLGAGVDFIFADDKLPPAPIARIVDPDLTTRMSEYVVLHCLIYLRQQRRYDRQQRETLWADDRDQPAARAVRVGIMGLGELGQDAARKLSVIGFDVAGWSRSPKAIEGLITFSGEDGLKAFLARTDILVSLLPLTPETRGIIDAGLIAGLAQDGRLGGPFLINAGRGGSQVEADILAALDAGTLKGATLDVFETEPLPPDSTLWSHPAVTVTPHNAAMSEPEAVATAVAAQIRRLEAGEPLQNVVDPARGY; this is encoded by the coding sequence ATGAGTCTGCTTCTGGCCATGACGGGCTGGCATGTCGAGGATTGGCGCCGGCGTTTCCAGGCGCTGCTGCCGGATATGCCGATCGTGGTTCCAGGCGAGCCCTTTGACCGCCGCGCCGTGCATTACGTCGCGAGCTGGAAGCACGCTCCCGGCAGCCTGACCGGCCTGCCCAACCTCGCCGCGATCTTCTCGCTGGGCGCCGGCGTCGACTTCATCTTCGCCGACGACAAGCTGCCGCCGGCGCCGATCGCGCGCATCGTCGATCCCGACCTGACGACGCGGATGAGTGAATACGTCGTGCTGCACTGCCTGATCTATCTGCGCCAGCAGCGCCGCTACGACCGCCAGCAGCGCGAGACGCTCTGGGCCGACGACCGCGACCAGCCGGCCGCGCGCGCGGTCCGCGTCGGCATCATGGGGCTCGGCGAGCTCGGGCAGGACGCCGCCCGCAAGCTTTCCGTCATCGGCTTCGACGTCGCCGGCTGGAGCCGCTCGCCCAAGGCGATCGAGGGCCTCATAACCTTCTCCGGCGAGGATGGCCTGAAGGCGTTCCTCGCCCGCACCGACATCCTCGTCAGCCTGCTGCCGCTGACGCCGGAGACGCGCGGCATCATCGATGCCGGGCTCATCGCCGGGCTGGCACAGGACGGACGCCTCGGCGGGCCGTTCCTGATCAATGCCGGGCGCGGCGGATCGCAGGTCGAGGCCGACATCCTCGCCGCGCTCGACGCCGGAACGCTCAAGGGCGCGACGCTCGACGTCTTCGAGACCGAGCCGCTGCCGCCCGATTCAACCCTCTGGAGCCACCCGGCCGTGACGGTCACGCCGCATAACGCGGCGATGTCGGAACCCGAGGCGGTGGCGACCGCGGTCGCCGCCCAGATCAGGCGGCTGGAAGCGGGCGAGCCGCTCCAGAACGTGGTCGATCCGGCGCGGGGCTACTGA
- the ugpA gene encoding sn-glycerol-3-phosphate ABC transporter permease UgpA, translating into MQKNAYFKGLTIPFLLLLPQLAITIVFFYWPASQAVWQSFLLEDAFGISTQFVWFENYQTLLADPGYLRAAINTAVFSTFVCALSLSIALLFAVMADRQLRGAEIYKTLLIWPYAVAPAIAGVLWLFMFDPSLGILARGLEWLGIAWNPRLNGNDAMLLIIMAATWKQISYNFLFFLAGLQSIPKSVIEAAVIDGARPMRRFWTIVFPLLSPTTFFLLVVNIVYVFFDTFGIIDAVTGGGPSGATETLVYKVFSDGKGGSDLGGSAAQSVLLLIMVIGLTAIQFRFIERKVSY; encoded by the coding sequence ATGCAGAAGAACGCCTATTTCAAGGGGCTGACGATCCCCTTCCTGCTGCTCTTGCCGCAGCTGGCGATCACCATCGTGTTCTTCTACTGGCCGGCGAGCCAGGCGGTCTGGCAGAGCTTCCTGCTGGAGGACGCCTTCGGCATCTCGACGCAGTTCGTCTGGTTCGAGAACTACCAGACGCTGCTCGCCGATCCGGGCTATCTCAGGGCCGCCATCAACACGGCCGTCTTCTCCACCTTCGTCTGCGCGCTGTCCTTGTCGATCGCGCTGCTCTTTGCGGTGATGGCCGACCGGCAGCTCAGGGGAGCGGAGATCTACAAGACGCTGCTGATCTGGCCCTATGCGGTGGCGCCGGCCATCGCCGGCGTGCTCTGGCTGTTCATGTTCGACCCCTCGCTCGGCATCCTGGCGCGCGGCCTCGAATGGCTCGGCATCGCCTGGAACCCGCGGCTGAACGGCAACGACGCGATGCTGCTGATCATCATGGCCGCGACCTGGAAGCAGATCAGCTACAATTTCCTGTTCTTCCTCGCCGGGCTGCAATCGATCCCGAAAAGCGTGATCGAGGCGGCGGTGATCGACGGCGCCCGGCCGATGCGCCGGTTCTGGACGATCGTCTTCCCGCTGCTCTCGCCGACGACCTTCTTCCTGCTCGTCGTCAACATCGTCTACGTCTTCTTCGACACCTTCGGCATCATCGACGCGGTGACCGGCGGCGGCCCCTCGGGCGCGACCGAGACCCTGGTCTACAAGGTCTTCTCCGACGGCAAGGGCGGCTCCGATCTCGGCGGCTCGGCGGCGCAGTCGGTGCTGCTGCTGATCATGGTGATCGGGCTCACCGCGATCCAGTTCCGCTTCATCGAGCGCAAGGTGAGCTACTGA
- the ugpB gene encoding sn-glycerol-3-phosphate ABC transporter substrate-binding protein UgpB, with protein MITRTRILLSVAAFALAGATPALAQTEIQWWHALTGANNDVVVKLAEDFNASQKDYKVVPVYKGSYPDTLNAGIAAFRAGQAPHILQVFEVGTGTMMSAKGAIKPVHEVMNEAGEKFDPNSYLPAITGYYSTAKGEMLSMPFNSSSMVMWFNKDAFRKAGLDPENPPKTWPETFEAAKKLKAAGFDKCGVSNAWATWANIEQFGAWHNIPLSTQVNGMAGFDAVMTFNKSPAFLKHWTNLVALQKDKTYDYSGRTNNGEGRFTSGECPIFLTSSGFFGNVKANAKFDWGNAPMPYYPDVEGAPQNSIIGGASLWVMGGKKAEEYKGVAKFFSFLSDVDRQVKLHTESGYLPITKAAYEKVKASGFYKDKPYLETPILELTNKAPTDNSKGLRYGSLVQIRDIWSEELEAALNGQKSPQAALDAAVERGNQMLRQFERTAAK; from the coding sequence ATGATCACAAGAACGCGCATCCTGTTGTCGGTCGCGGCCTTCGCGCTGGCGGGCGCCACGCCTGCCCTCGCGCAGACCGAGATCCAGTGGTGGCACGCGCTGACCGGTGCCAACAACGACGTCGTCGTCAAGCTCGCCGAGGACTTCAACGCCTCGCAGAAGGACTACAAGGTCGTGCCCGTCTACAAGGGCTCCTATCCCGATACGCTGAACGCCGGCATCGCCGCCTTCCGCGCCGGCCAGGCGCCGCACATCCTGCAGGTCTTCGAGGTCGGCACCGGCACGATGATGTCGGCCAAGGGCGCGATCAAGCCGGTCCACGAGGTGATGAACGAAGCCGGCGAGAAGTTCGATCCGAACAGCTATCTGCCCGCCATCACCGGCTATTACTCGACGGCAAAGGGCGAGATGCTCTCGATGCCGTTCAACTCCTCCTCGATGGTGATGTGGTTCAACAAGGACGCCTTCCGGAAGGCGGGCCTCGACCCGGAGAACCCGCCGAAGACCTGGCCCGAGACCTTCGAGGCCGCCAAGAAGCTGAAGGCCGCCGGCTTCGACAAATGCGGCGTCTCGAACGCCTGGGCGACCTGGGCGAACATCGAGCAGTTCGGTGCCTGGCACAACATCCCGCTCTCGACCCAGGTCAACGGCATGGCCGGCTTCGACGCGGTCATGACCTTCAACAAGAGCCCGGCCTTCCTCAAGCACTGGACCAATCTGGTCGCGCTGCAGAAGGACAAGACCTACGACTATTCCGGCCGCACCAACAATGGCGAGGGCCGCTTCACCTCGGGCGAATGCCCGATCTTCCTGACCTCCTCGGGCTTCTTCGGCAACGTCAAGGCGAACGCCAAGTTCGACTGGGGCAACGCCCCGATGCCGTATTACCCGGATGTGGAGGGCGCCCCGCAGAACTCGATCATCGGCGGCGCCTCGCTGTGGGTGATGGGCGGCAAGAAGGCCGAGGAATACAAGGGCGTCGCCAAGTTCTTCAGCTTCCTCTCCGATGTCGACCGGCAGGTGAAGCTGCACACCGAATCCGGCTATCTGCCGATCACCAAGGCGGCCTATGAGAAGGTCAAGGCCTCGGGCTTCTACAAGGACAAGCCCTATCTCGAGACCCCGATCCTCGAGCTCACCAACAAGGCCCCGACCGACAACTCCAAGGGCCTGCGCTATGGCAGCCTCGTCCAGATCCGCGACATCTGGTCGGAGGAGCTGGAGGCGGCGCTGAACGGCCAGAAGTCGCCGCAGGCGGCGCTGGACGCAGCCGTCGAGCGCGGCAACCAGATGCTGCGCCAGTTCGAGCGCACCGCGGCGAAGTGA
- the nth gene encoding endonuclease III, translated as MDQPNKPPRATVPAKRITLPRARGPAEIREIFSRFRAANPEPRGELEHINAFTLLVAVVLSAQATDAGVNKATRPLFAIADTPEKMLALGEDTVRDYIKTIGLYRNKAKNVIALSRKLIAEFGGEVPATREALESLPGVGRKTANVVLNIAFGEITHAVDTHVFRVSNRLRLAPGRNVLEVERGLEKAIPEEFGRHAHHWLILHGRYTCKALKPECGRCIQSDLCDSPDKRLA; from the coding sequence ATGGACCAGCCGAACAAGCCCCCTCGCGCGACAGTGCCGGCAAAACGCATCACGTTGCCGCGCGCGCGGGGGCCAGCCGAGATCCGCGAGATCTTCAGCCGCTTCCGCGCGGCCAACCCCGAGCCCAGGGGCGAGCTCGAGCACATCAACGCCTTCACGCTCCTGGTCGCGGTCGTGCTCTCGGCGCAGGCGACCGATGCCGGCGTCAACAAGGCGACACGCCCGCTCTTCGCCATCGCCGACACGCCGGAGAAGATGCTGGCGCTCGGCGAGGACACCGTGCGCGACTACATCAAGACGATCGGGCTCTACCGCAACAAGGCGAAGAACGTGATCGCGCTCAGCCGGAAGCTGATCGCCGAGTTCGGCGGTGAGGTGCCTGCGACGCGCGAGGCGCTGGAGAGCCTGCCCGGCGTCGGCCGCAAGACGGCCAACGTCGTGCTCAACATCGCCTTCGGCGAGATCACCCATGCGGTCGACACCCATGTCTTCCGCGTTTCCAACCGGCTGCGCCTGGCGCCGGGCAGGAACGTGCTCGAGGTCGAGCGCGGGCTGGAGAAGGCGATTCCCGAGGAGTTCGGCCGCCACGCCCATCACTGGCTGATCCTGCACGGGCGCTACACCTGCAAGGCGCTCAAGCCCGAATGCGGCCGCTGCATCCAGAGCGATCTCTGCGATTCGCCCGACAAGCGGCTCGCATGA
- the ugpE gene encoding sn-glycerol-3-phosphate ABC transporter permease UgpE — protein sequence MVEDRRLGDAIAYLILTIGVLIVAFPVWLTFVASTWDAATVINGQMPLYPGPYFLENYNRILFVGTSSTTREPVIHMMLNSFIMAMAIALGKIFISVLSAYAVVYYRFPFRMTAFWIIFVTLMLPVEVRIFPTFKIVSDLNMLDTYQGLAVPLIASATGTLLFRQFFMTIPDELLEASKIDGAGPFKFFKDTLIPLSMTTIAALFVIQLIYGWNQYLWPLLVTTKDSMQTIVIAIKKMIVTADALTEWQLAMATAMLAMLPPVFVVIAMQRLFVKGLVETEK from the coding sequence ATGGTCGAGGACCGGCGCCTGGGCGACGCGATCGCCTATCTCATCCTGACGATCGGCGTCCTGATCGTCGCCTTCCCGGTCTGGCTGACCTTCGTCGCCTCGACCTGGGACGCCGCGACCGTGATCAACGGCCAGATGCCGCTCTATCCCGGCCCGTATTTCCTGGAGAACTACAACCGCATCCTGTTCGTCGGCACCTCGAGCACGACGCGCGAGCCGGTGATCCACATGATGCTGAACTCCTTCATCATGGCGATGGCGATCGCGCTCGGAAAGATCTTCATCTCGGTGCTTTCGGCCTATGCGGTGGTCTATTACCGCTTCCCCTTCCGGATGACGGCGTTCTGGATCATCTTCGTCACGCTGATGCTTCCCGTCGAGGTGCGCATCTTCCCGACCTTCAAGATCGTCTCCGACCTCAACATGCTCGACACCTATCAGGGGCTGGCCGTGCCGCTGATCGCCTCGGCGACGGGCACGCTCTTGTTCCGGCAGTTTTTCATGACGATCCCCGACGAGTTGCTGGAAGCGTCCAAGATCGACGGCGCCGGCCCGTTCAAGTTCTTCAAGGACACGCTGATCCCGCTTTCGATGACGACGATCGCGGCGCTGTTCGTCATCCAGTTAATCTATGGCTGGAACCAGTATCTCTGGCCGCTCTTGGTGACGACGAAGGACTCGATGCAGACCATCGTCATCGCCATCAAGAAGATGATCGTCACCGCCGACGCGCTGACGGAATGGCAGCTCGCCATGGCCACCGCCATGCTGGCGATGCTGCCGCCCGTCTTCGTCGTCATCGCCATGCAGAGGCTCTTCGTGAAGGGCCTGGTCGAAACCGAGAAGTAA
- a CDS encoding fumarylacetoacetate hydrolase family protein: MPNLALSVTATLPVDADAAALAGRVWRPDLGGPAVVTPRGGELVDVTARFPTARDLCEAADPAAALRQAPGEAIGTLADILANTPVDGRDSERPWLISPLDLQAVKAAGVTFAVSMLERVIEEKARGNPAAAATIRSEIGNLIGDDLSKLKPGSAEAMHLKQVLIGQGAWSQYLEVGIGPDAEIFTKAPPMSTVGTGADAGLHPASHWNNPEPEIVLIVASTGAIVGATLGNDVNLRDVEGRSALLLGKAKDNNAAAAVGPFIRFFDAGFTLDHIRRTTVALTVEGEDGFRLEGASSIARISRDPADLARQMIGPHHQYPDGAALYLGTMFAPTEDRDAPGGGFTHKYGDIVTIAAPELGSLVNRMRRTDECAPWTYGASHLMRHLAKRGVL, translated from the coding sequence ATGCCGAACCTCGCCCTTTCCGTGACCGCGACCCTGCCCGTGGACGCCGATGCCGCCGCGCTCGCCGGGCGCGTCTGGCGGCCCGATCTCGGCGGCCCGGCGGTGGTGACGCCGCGGGGCGGCGAGCTCGTCGACGTGACGGCGCGATTTCCCACGGCCCGCGATCTCTGCGAGGCCGCCGACCCGGCCGCCGCGCTGCGCCAGGCGCCGGGCGAGGCGATCGGCACGCTTGCCGATATCCTCGCCAACACCCCCGTCGACGGGCGCGATTCCGAGCGGCCCTGGCTGATCTCGCCGCTCGACCTCCAGGCGGTGAAGGCGGCGGGCGTCACCTTCGCCGTCTCGATGCTGGAGCGCGTCATCGAGGAGAAGGCGCGCGGCAACCCGGCGGCGGCTGCAACGATCCGAAGCGAGATCGGAAATCTCATCGGCGACGACCTTTCGAAGCTGAAGCCGGGCTCCGCCGAGGCGATGCATCTCAAGCAGGTGCTGATCGGGCAGGGCGCCTGGAGCCAGTATCTCGAGGTCGGCATCGGGCCGGATGCCGAGATCTTCACCAAGGCGCCACCGATGTCGACGGTCGGCACCGGGGCCGATGCCGGGCTGCACCCGGCCTCGCACTGGAACAATCCCGAGCCGGAGATCGTGCTGATCGTCGCCTCGACCGGCGCGATCGTCGGCGCCACGCTCGGCAACGACGTCAACCTGCGCGATGTCGAGGGCCGCTCGGCGCTGCTGCTCGGCAAGGCCAAGGACAACAACGCCGCCGCGGCAGTCGGTCCCTTCATCCGCTTCTTCGACGCCGGCTTCACCCTCGACCATATCCGCCGGACGACCGTGGCCTTGACCGTGGAGGGCGAGGACGGCTTCCGGCTGGAAGGCGCTTCCTCGATCGCCAGGATCAGCCGCGATCCGGCCGATCTCGCCCGGCAGATGATCGGCCCGCACCACCAGTATCCGGACGGGGCGGCGCTCTATCTCGGCACCATGTTCGCGCCGACCGAGGACCGCGATGCGCCCGGCGGCGGCTTCACCCACAAATACGGCGACATCGTCACCATCGCCGCGCCCGAGCTCGGCAGCCTCGTCAACCGGATGCGGCGCACCGACGAATGCGCGCCCTGGACCTACGGCGCCTCGCACCTGATGCGCCATCTGGCGAAGCGCGGCGTGCTGTGA
- a CDS encoding sn-glycerol-3-phosphate import ATP-binding protein UgpC, translated as MAQVTLTNVKKVYAGAVEAVKSVTFDIPDGGFCVLVGPSGCGKSTLLRMVAGLETITSGEVAIGGRVVNEIEPADRDIAMVFQNYALYPHMNIYDNMAYGLRNRGTPKDEIDKRVREAARILAIEPFLDRRPRQLSGGQRQRVAMGRAIVRKPQVFLFDEPLSNLDAKLRVQMRVEIKKLQRALGVTAIYVTHDQVEAMTLSDKLVVMNAGQVEQIGIPAEVYRKPASKFVATFIGSPPMNILPGTVDGHGIVALGDAIIEVRDLSEDLAAQAPVEVGLRPEDVEVASEGQAGSLPFDVEFIEELGATQLFHGKLSGQPFVMQAATGDVAAQEGRLWITVDPDKIHVFDPKTGARLGRG; from the coding sequence ATGGCCCAGGTCACCCTCACCAACGTCAAGAAGGTCTATGCCGGCGCGGTCGAGGCCGTGAAGAGCGTCACCTTCGACATTCCCGACGGCGGCTTCTGCGTCCTCGTCGGCCCCTCCGGCTGCGGCAAGTCCACGCTGCTGCGCATGGTCGCCGGGCTCGAGACGATCACCTCCGGCGAGGTCGCGATCGGCGGGCGCGTCGTCAACGAGATCGAGCCGGCCGACCGCGATATCGCGATGGTGTTCCAGAACTATGCGCTCTATCCGCATATGAACATCTACGACAACATGGCCTATGGCCTGCGCAACCGCGGCACGCCGAAGGACGAGATCGACAAGCGCGTGCGCGAGGCCGCCCGCATCCTGGCGATCGAGCCCTTCCTGGACCGCCGGCCGCGCCAGCTCTCCGGCGGCCAGCGCCAGCGCGTCGCCATGGGCCGCGCCATCGTGCGCAAGCCGCAGGTCTTCCTGTTCGACGAGCCGCTCTCCAACCTCGACGCCAAGCTGCGCGTCCAGATGCGCGTCGAGATCAAGAAGCTGCAGCGCGCGCTCGGCGTCACCGCGATCTACGTCACCCACGACCAGGTCGAGGCGATGACGCTCTCCGACAAGCTCGTGGTGATGAATGCCGGCCAGGTCGAGCAGATCGGCATCCCCGCCGAGGTCTATCGCAAGCCGGCGAGCAAATTCGTCGCGACCTTCATCGGCTCGCCGCCGATGAACATCCTGCCCGGCACGGTCGATGGTCACGGCATCGTCGCGCTGGGCGATGCGATCATCGAGGTCCGCGACCTCAGCGAGGATCTGGCGGCGCAGGCGCCGGTCGAGGTGGGCCTGCGCCCCGAGGATGTCGAGGTCGCCTCGGAGGGGCAGGCGGGCTCGCTGCCCTTCGACGTCGAGTTCATCGAGGAACTGGGCGCAACGCAGCTCTTCCACGGCAAGCTTTCCGGCCAGCCCTTCGTGATGCAGGCGGCGACGGGCGATGTCGCGGCGCAGGAGGGGCGGCTGTGGATCACGGTCGACCCCGACAAGATCCATGTCTTCGATCCGAAGACCGGCGCGAGGCTGGGACGAGGCTGA
- a CDS encoding DUF2244 domain-containing protein produces MDACQRPVFDATITPHRSLGQRGLRIVMTLVCLTSVISSVPFVLLGAWPVAGFFGLDILALFIAFQLNFRHARAFERIVVTPLEILLRKVSHHGREAVWRFNPAWTRLERQTDEDYGLLGLTLVSRGQSVAVAAALSPQERSGFADALGAALSSARRGPDYGPP; encoded by the coding sequence GTGGACGCTTGCCAGCGGCCGGTCTTCGACGCCACGATCACGCCGCATCGCTCGCTCGGCCAGAGGGGCCTGCGCATCGTGATGACGCTGGTGTGTCTCACGAGCGTGATCTCCTCGGTTCCCTTCGTCCTGCTCGGCGCCTGGCCGGTGGCGGGCTTCTTCGGGCTCGATATCCTGGCGCTGTTCATCGCCTTCCAGCTCAATTTCCGGCATGCGCGCGCCTTCGAGCGGATCGTGGTGACGCCGCTCGAGATCCTGCTGCGCAAGGTCTCGCATCACGGCCGCGAGGCGGTCTGGCGCTTCAACCCGGCCTGGACCCGGCTCGAACGCCAGACCGACGAGGATTACGGTTTGCTCGGCCTCACGCTGGTCTCGCGCGGGCAGAGCGTCGCGGTCGCGGCCGCGCTCTCGCCGCAGGAGCGCTCGGGCTTCGCCGATGCGCTCGGCGCGGCGCTGTCCAGCGCTCGCCGCGGCCCCGATTACGGGCCGCCCTGA